A stretch of DNA from Sphingobium aromaticiconvertens:
TTTGTGACGCGCAGATATGTGGCGAATCGCGGGCCGGAAATGACGGGAGGAAGATCGCGAATTTCGTCGGAGCTGAACATTGATGAGGCGACTCGATGGAGGAATCCTACTCTCTGTAGGTTGACTTTTAACCCCTTCGCACCCATTATCTTGACCAGCGGCTTTGAGACACGCGGGCGCAAGCCCCCCCTCATCGTCATCGGATAATTGGCAGGCCTTGATGGCCGGAGGAACACCCAGCAACGTTCGAATATCGCGGAAGTAGTGGGCTAAGACGCGTTGGCGTTCACAAAATGCGGCATCGACGGTGAATCTCCGCCGCGCAGCACGAACACCGCGCATCCATCGGACGATAGCGCGCGAAAACGGCGCGGCATGCCCTTGGGCGTCGTGAAGGTGTCGCCCGTCACCATCACCACCTTGCCCTCTGGCGTATCGATGCCAAGTGCGCCGCTCTGAACGAACAGCACTTCTTCCTCGTCCCGCACATGCATGGGCACGACAGCCCCCGTCTGCATGCGCAACAGGCGCAGGACGAAGCCATGGTCCCACCATCCCTCGATAGGTCCCGGCCCGAACCCGTCCGTCGTCATGCCGGTTCCGATGACCGGGCACTCTTCCACGCCAGGCGCCGCCAGCGGCGAAAGGGGATTCGGAGCAATCTGGTCGAATGTTACGGCGCATTCGGCGATGCGGGTCAGCGGCGGAGTCCGCAATTGCGCGATGCGCTCCGCATCCGGGCCGTTTTCCAGTTCCGCATCCGCAGGCACGCTCTCGCCCGCCAGCGTATCGATCAGCCGACCGCCCTTGAGCAACGTCAACCCGGTTTCCCGCGCCAGTTCAAAGACTTTCGGCGAC
This window harbors:
- a CDS encoding cupin domain-containing protein, whose protein sequence is LLFGVEAGADGHLDIAPGDVVSVPIHMFRGFEKLDDGVGFLWVPLGQDDPGKVEWSPKVFELARETGLTLLKGGRLIDTLAGESVPADAELENGPDAERIAQLRTPPLTRIAECAVTFDQIAPNPLSPLAAPGVEECPVIGTGMTTDGFGPGPIEGWWDHGFVLRLLRMQTGAVVPMHVRDEEEVLFVQSGALGIDTPEGKVVMVTGDTFTTPKGMPRRFRALSSDGCAVFVLRGGDSPSMPHFVNANAS